DNA sequence from the Bacilli bacterium genome:
GGCGACGAGAGAAAAGATTAGCGAAAGGCTTACGGCAAGCGGCGCTTTATTGGAGTTTTCCCGCGCCGCCGCATCCGATTTCGTCCGAACCATCGTAACGGAAGCGGGGGTATCGGAGTCTTCCGCTCCCGCCCATTCCACCGTAGAATGATCGCTGTACGTCTGAATCGCCTTCCAAACCAATTTCCCGGCAGTGCTGCTTACCTTGCCCTGGATGTTGAACTCCGCAAATTCCGTTACGGACAAGCCTCTTCCAACGGCAGTCCAAACGATGGCGGTAATTTTCCCGTTTTCGTCCTTGACCAATTCATATTTCCAGCCATCTTTCGGCTCCACCCTGCTGACGTCCACATCCTCGGGAATTTTCAGTTCTACCTTGACGGTATTGCCGTCTTTCTCGCTTGGCACCCTTACCGTAAATTTTTCATATGCTCCCTGCATCGTTTCGCCGGGATAAACTTTGACGTGGGCAAATGCCGTCCCCCCGAGTGCCAGAAACAGGCACACGCATCCGATCAGCGCTGCCGACATTTTGCGCATCTGCGTTTCGCTCCTTTAAAATAACAGGTCTGTTTTATAGTAAATGGACTGGTTATCATCGTTGTCCAACACGACGAACTGCAACTGCCATTTTCCTTTAAGCG
Encoded proteins:
- a CDS encoding YcnI family protein, which translates into the protein MRKMSAALIGCVCLFLALGGTAFAHVKVYPGETMQGAYEKFTVRVPSEKDGNTVKVELKIPEDVDVSRVEPKDGWKYELVKDENGKITAIVWTAVGRGLSVTEFAEFNIQGKVSSTAGKLVWKAIQTYSDHSTVEWAGAEDSDTPASVTMVRTKSDAAARENSNKAPLAVSLSLIFSLVA